The Fusarium falciforme chromosome 8, complete sequence region ACACTCAAGTTTGTCAAGCGGTTACAGAGCGAGGGGTTCACCGAGGAGCAGTCAGTGGCTATGATGAAGGTCTTGAATGACGTTATAGAGGAGAGGTATATTGCACCAGAGCATTTCAGTCCACACCTCGCTAACTTCATCTGCAGCATCCAGAATCTCACCCGTACAATGGTCCTCCGCGAAGACGCCGCCAAAGCAACCTACACCCAGAAAgtcgactttgccaagcTGCGTTCCGAGCTCCTCTCGGCCGACAGCACCGAGTCCAACACGACGCGCACAGCGCACGAGCGCCTGACAAACGACATCGCCAAGCTCAGCAGCCGCCTGCGCGACGAGATCAGCCGCACCCAGGCCAGCGTGCGCCTCGACCTTAACCTGGAAAAGGGCCGCATCCGCGAGGAGGCCGTCGGGCAGGagctcaagatcaaggagaccGAGACAAAGATTGAGCAGGAGGTTGCGGCGCTgagggagaagctggagcaGGTCAAGTTTCAGACGCTGCAGTGGTTGATGGGTGTTTGCACTGGTTTCGCGGCGCTGTTGCTGGGTGCTTGGAGATTGCTCATGTAAAGAGCGGCGTCAGGGGTAAGAGTCATGGTGTGGAGGGGATATCGAGTGTCAGCCCGTCACCTATACGGCATAGATTTTCTAGAGTCATGAGTTTGAAAACAAAATAGCATATAGCTATGGACGTTCCGGTTATGGGAGCTTGTTCTTAGCTTACAATGGGTATATCACAAGATTGAACATCTGCCCGGTTACGCCGTCAGTAAAGCAGGAACCCGTGGGGTCCCGAGTCGATAGCGCTTCCGTCTAAGCCGGCAAGTCATCGCGGAGTTGACAACTCCGGAACTTGTTCTACCTCCGCAGGTTAGGTAGGAGACAATCATTCAATCCCCTCAAAACATTTCCCATTAGGCATCAATagttcagcttcagctcctcctctCACCGCGCCTTCTGACGATCTGTCAAACCCCACCCCCGCCCCCACGTCCACCCCGCCATATCGACAGCTCCCCGGGCGGTACGGATAGATAAGGTCACATTGCATCTCATCTTGATTCGGATCCCGACCTTTTCTATCATTCTCTATACATAGAGAGTTACCAGAGTACGAACTGTGAAGCCATAGAGATAGCCCGTACCCGATCAATCTCTGTTCTGCCAAACCCATTTCCCACCTTGAGCCCCCACGATAGCTTCCTCAGCCCAATCCTCACCTCACAATGgcagccaagcccaaggttCTTCTGCTAGGCGGTATCGAGCAGTAAGTACCCCAGAAGTTGCAGCACTCCTATAAGCCCCTATGATTACTCAAAAAGGAAGTCACTGCTAATTCGTCCAGTGCTCATGAAGCCTGGGATTCACTAGCCTCCATTGCGGACAtcatcaagcccaagtcgGCCGACCGAGCTGCCTTTCTAGAAGAGTCCAAGTCCGGGGCTTTCGACGGAGTTGTTGCTGTTTATCGAAACTTTACGTCTGTGAGCACTACTGGTCTTGTTAACGAAGAGCTGCTTGATGCTCTTCCTGATACGCTCAAGTTTATCTGCCATAATGGTGAGGCTCCTGGTTCTCAGGCCTGATTCGCATATACGCCCTTCCATTTTAGATGTTACATCTCCCTTTTGAACTTGCTACATCCCTTCTGTCAGGACTCATACAAACTCGAGTCCCATCACTAACTTCCCAGGTGCTGGTTATGACCAAATCGACGTGGCCGCCTGCACAGCCCACAACATCCGCGTCTCCAATACACCCACGGCGGTAGACGATGCCACGGCAGATATTACCATCTGGCTACTTATAGGAGCTCTCCGAAACCTCTCCAGTTCCGTCCTTTCCCTCCGCGCTGGAAAGTGGCGTGGGAGCCCTCCTCCCCCATTGGGCCACGACCCCGAGGGCAAGGTGCTTGGTATTCTAGGCATGGGCGGCATTGGTCGCAATGTTGCCCGCAAGGCTCGTGCTTTTGGCATGACTATTCGATATCATAACCGCCAGCAGCTCTCCCCTGAATTGGAGGAGGGTGCCGAGTATGTCGACTTTGAGACACTGCTGAAGGAGAGTGATGTCCTGAGTCTGAACTTGCCCCTCAATGTAAGTCACAACACCACAACTACATCACTCTCTAATCTCACACACGTTTAGCCTCGCACTCGACACACAATTGCAAAGCCCCAATTCGACATTATGAAGCccggcatcgtcatcatcaacacagCCCGCGGCGCAGTCATGGACGAGGCTGCACTTGTAGATGCCCTCGCATCCGGCCAGGTCGCCAGCGTGGGTTTGGATGTGTTTGAGAAAGAACCGGAGATTCACCCTGGGTTGCTGGCGAATGAGAATGTGCTGCTGGTTCCGCACATGGGCACCTATACCGTCGAGACGGAGAAGGGCATGGAGGAATGGGCCATTGACAATGTTCGGCTGGCAATTACCGAGGGGAAACTCAAGAGTATTGTCATTGAGCAAAAGAACTTGCAGTAAAGTTGGAATTGTTCAAATAGATTGGGATGAAGTGGCTTCTAGACACGGTAGCAATAGAAAGAACACAAGTTTACCAAGACAATagtctcaacaccatcatgcCCCCAGCAAAGTTCAGATCATCACATCATAGAAGCAGTAGTCAAAGTATTGTTGAGAAGAATTTCTTTTGAAGTTCTACTCTGTCCTGGCCACGGTTGACGGGCCCTATCTCGAGTCATCATCTCCTTCCATCTCTATGGGGAGGTCTCGTCGTGGATCACGAGGATCCTTTCATCCATTCATCATCCGTTTTTTATATCTCGAAGGGGGGAATCATATGATTAGCAAAAAAGCCAACGCCATTTTGTTGAAAAAGCAAGATTTTTTGCCCCTCCCTGCACCCTGCGAAGAAATCTCCTCTTCACGATGGAAAGAGAAGCATCCCGAATAAGCAGAaacaaagaagagaagaggaaaaaaatCAAAAAACCGCAGATGTCCTTGTAACTCTCCCAGCCCATATGCCATGCAAGTTCATGCTGTTGAAACCAGAATTTTGCCAGTTGTCGTGTCGATAGAAGAGGGAAAGTTCGTTACACGTAGGAGTCCAGTTGAAGGATCCTTGGGTATGATTACATCCGCTTAGTAGCGGTAGATGTCGGCCTTGAAGGGGCCCTCGCGGGTCAGGCCGAGGTAATCAGCCTGGACCTGGGTGAGGGTGCTGAGCTCAGCCTGGCAGTGGTCCAGGTGGAGACGGGCAACCTCCTCATCGAGGATCTTGGGGAGGACGTAGACGCCGACGTCGAGCTTGCCGGTCTTGGCGAACTCAACGTACTTCTCACCCCAGGCCTTGTCGCTGGCCTTGAACAGCATGATCTGGGCAAGGACCTGGTTGGTGAAAGAGCAGGACATGACGAAAGAGGAGTGGCCGGTGGCACAGCCAAGGTTGACCAGACGGccctcggcgaggaggatgatgtgGCGGCCGCTGGGCATGAGGAAGCGGTCAACCTGGGGCTTGATGTTCTGGACGGAGGTGGCGTTGGCCTTGAGCCAGGCAACGTCAATCTCGATATCGAAGTGGCCAATATCTGGGAGATGTTAGGTGATGAGCTCAAGACGAGGTTTCGGGAAACTTACTGCAGACGATGGCGTCGTTGGGCATGGCCTCGAAGTGAGCACCAGTGAGAATGTCACGGCAGCCAGTGGTGGTGACGAAGATCTGACCaatcttggcagccttctccATGGTGGTGACTTGGTAGCCGGCCATGGCGGCCTGGAGGGCGTTGATGGGATCAATCTCAGTGACGAGGACGCGGGCACCCATGCCGTGGAGGGCCATGGCGCAGCCCTTGCCGACATCACCGAaaccagcaacaacagcgacCTTGCCAGCAATCATGACATCGGTGGCACGCTTGATACCGTCGACAAGGGACTCACGGCAGCCGTAGAGGTTGTCgaacttggacttggtgaCGGAGTCGTTGACGTTGATGGCGGGGACGAGGAGCTTGCTCTCCTTGAGCATGCGGTAGAGGTGGTGGACACCGGTGGTGGTCTCCTCGGAGACACCGTAGCAGTCCTTGAGCATCTCAGGGTACTTGTTGTGGACGAGGGTGGTCAGGTCACCACCGTCatcgaggatgaggttgagcttcttgtcatcCTTGAAGGCAAGGAGCTGCTGCTCGAGGCACCAGTTGTACTCCTCCTCGGTCTCACCCTTCCAGGCGAAGACGGGGACACCGGCGGCGGCAATAGCGGCAGCGGCGTGGTCCTGGGTGCTGAAGATGTTGCAGCTGGTCCAGGTGACCTCGGCACCAAGAGCAGTCAGGGTCTCGATGAGGACGGCGGTCTGGATGGTCATGTGGAGGCAGCCAGCAATGCGGGCACCGGCGAGAGGCTGGTCGGCAGCGTACTTGGCTCGGGTCTGCATGAGACCGGGCATCTCGTTCTCAGCGAGCTCGATCTCCTTGCGGCCAAAGGCGGCCAGGGAGAGGTCAGCGACCTTGAACTTGTGGGCGGGGGCAGACATTGTGGATGAattggtggaggaggaggagtatgagagggaaagaaagagaatagaagaggaggaagaaagaaaaagagaagaagaaaagggaggaggaggaataTGTAGAGGTCAAGAGGTTGAGGACGAGGTGAGAAGATAAGATGGGAGCGGGGCTTCTCAGACTTGACCTCCTGCTCGATTGGAGGGGGAGAGGGGGAGGGGTTGGTGGGCGGGCGGTGAAAACGGCAAAATGAGGGGCAGAATTTTCTTTGCCATTGAGACCAACAAACCACCTACCACCAAGAGGCGGGGCAATCACCACGGGCATGCAACCAAAAAAAGTCGCCGCTATCCATCGGTACTTGTGGACGGGCGGGTGGTTCGCCCTGGAAACGCCCCTCCAGCGGTACCTTTGGACTGCTGACGAGGGGACCTGAGGGGCGGGCGGGCACCGGGGAGTGGAGCTGCGAGAAGCCGGCgtcagaaaaaaaaaaaagaggatcTTTTTCATCAGCGACAGCTCCCTCACATGATGGAGCCATCCATTGTACGAATACGGATCCGTTACGGTACAAGAGACTCTGGTCTAGCGAATCGGGGACCACGTTGAGTTTTCTCGTTCATTGACTGGATCACCGTCTCTGAAACTCCGTTGCTACCTCGATATTGCCGCGTCTCACTCAGCTAGAGCTCTGCTCGGGGACCCTGATGCTCCTTCAACTCGAATTCCCCGCTCGGAAGCCGAGAACCGCCTCCCACAGCAACCGTCAATCCCCGGCCGCCGTTGGAGGCTGGGGGCCAATCGACCTTCCTGTTGAGCTAGGTGCTGATCATCTCAAACCGACCGCCTTTCTTGATGCTACGTTGTGCCTGTCCAGCATGGCACAAGCTGAATGGCCACACAAGAGAGACAACAAGCAGCTTGACCATCACGCATGCCGTTGTAGATTGGCCAGAGACAAGCAACATGCTCCCTTCAAGTTGCCATTCATAAGACACATAAAAGCCAGACAAGCATTGTCTTGGTTATCCAATATTCGTACTTTTTAGTTGATCTGCCTTCAAGCATTTCAAGCTTGTTTCTTAGGCATCACTCATGAACCTCCTGTCGATCATCAACAAGAGGCCAGAACCAGGTATCCTCCCCTCCACATCTCGGCATCACCAGCAACATCAGGTCTGTCCATCATGTGCTCATCAAGTGCTCCTCTCTTTCTCAACGCTGTAAATCTAGACCAGCACTCAATTATATTCCACATTGCCCGGAACGCCGCCAATGCAAACCATCACTGAGCGTCTCGTATCCCTGAAATCCCTCGAGACACCGTGAACCCCTTCGAGCCCCCGTCCTCCGTCTATTTCGGCAACAGGTTCTCCCTCACCGCAAACATCTTGGCACTGACGTTGGCCGTGAAGCCGTCCACCTGCTTGCTGTACTGCTCCACCTGCTTCGCGTTCAGCATACCCTCCAGCCGGCTGGGCTCCTGGGGAAGCTTGAACAGCCGCTGCCACTCATCCTCGGGCAGGAGAGACTGCTTGGCCGCGGCCCGCTGGGCGTTCTCAGCCTTGCGCTTGGTCTGCCATTGTGTGATCTTGGCCTGCTCACGGCCGAGCTGTCGCTGGTAGAACTGGAAGTTGTTGAGGTCGGTGTAGTGCGACTCGATGCTCTCGAGCAGGAGATCGCAGGTCTTCTCGAGGAAGGGGTCGATCGCAAGGTCGAGAGTATCGATGGAGGGGTACAGCGGGGGCTTGACACCGTCCCGCTCGAGGTCGGCGAGCGACGAAGGCTGCTCAATATCGCCGCTGACGGGAGCGGAGGGGATCTGGTGGAGGAAGGTGGTGAGGAGGTGCGAGTTGTGGACGTTGATGGGGACCTCGGCGAGGATGTCCTTGAAGGAGAGCTTGGTCTTTTGCAGGCTATTTTCGGTCAGCACCTATTCCCAAAGTCATGCTCCGACATCGCCTTACTTCTCGGTGGTGAACTTGTTCTCCTTGTAAGCGTTCATGAACGCGGGGGTGAGGCGGAACGCCCGCAGGGTCAGGTTGCCCTGGGAGCTCTTGCTGGCGTCGTAGACGAGGGCGACGGTGTTCTCGTTGTCCTTCTGGTAGTGGAACTGGTTCTCGATGAAGCTCAGGTTGACAAAGTTGCCCATGGTCGCGCTCGTGTACCAGCCGACGTTGTTCGCATCCACGTTGACCTCCTTAAGGTGTCGGATCATCTCGTTCTGGTAGGCGATGTTGGCCTTCTGTCGgggagcagcagcggcgAGTGCCGAGGCGTCGTTCTGGTGGCCATCGGTGGTAGCGGGGTCGACGGTCGGGAAAGGGAACGTGTTGGTGATCTCCAGAAGCTCGTCCCGGTCCATACCCACGATCGAGCCGGTGGCGATAGAAGGgaaggccgaggagcagTGCTTGGCAATCTTCATGATGACCTACACAGCGACACAGGTCAATTCTGCCTCCTCGCAACTCCTAGAGGGGGGCTCGAGGTGGGGCATTTCAACTCACCAGAGCCTCGACCTGGACGGCCTGGAAAGGCGCATCTTTGGGAGCGTCACCCATTTTGGCAGAAATTCAGGAAGAGATATTCACGGGGCCGCGAGTGACGGATAGAGGTTCGGCGCTACGATCGTGAGTGGGCGGGTGGTGTTGCAAGGCCTTGGGGCGCTGGATGTGGGAATATCGAAACTTTTCGCATACCGATTTGTGGGCGTTGTGGGATGAGGGCGGTGAAGTGCGGCAGATTATATATCCCGCGATGGACTTGACGAGCTTAACAACTGCATCATATCGCCATCAACTACAGTTCATCAGGCATCAAGATTTACTCATTTTCCGAACCAGCATATT contains the following coding sequences:
- a CDS encoding Adenosylhomocysteinase; this translates as MSAPAHKFKVADLSLAAFGRKEIELAENEMPGLMQTRAKYAADQPLAGARIAGCLHMTIQTAVLIETLTALGAEVTWTSCNIFSTQDHAAAAIAAAGVPVFAWKGETEEEYNWCLEQQLLAFKDDKKLNLILDDGGDLTTLVHNKYPEMLKDCYGVSEETTTGVHHLYRMLKESKLLVPAINVNDSVTKSKFDNLYGCRESLVDGIKRATDVMIAGKVAVVAGFGDVGKGCAMALHGMGARVLVTEIDPINALQAAMAGYQVTTMEKAAKIGQIFVTTTGCRDILTGAHFEAMPNDAIVCNIGHFDIEIDVAWLKANATSVQNIKPQVDRFLMPSGRHIILLAEGRLVNLGCATGHSSFVMSCSFTNQVLAQIMLFKASDKAWGEKYVEFAKTGKLDVGVYVLPKILDEEVARLHLDHCQAELSTLTQVQADYLGLTREGPFKADIYRY
- a CDS encoding Eukaryotic translation initiation factor 3 subunit H; this translates as MGDAPKDAPFQAVQVEALVIMKIAKHCSSAFPSIATGSIVGMDRDELLEITNTFPFPTVDPATTDGHQNDASALAAAAPRQKANIAYQNEMIRHLKEVNVDANNVGWYTSATMGNFVNLSFIENQFHYQKDNENTVALVYDASKSSQGNLTLRAFRLTPAFMNAYKENKFTTENLQKTKLSFKDILAEVPINVHNSHLLTTFLHQIPSAPVSGDIEQPSSLADLERDGVKPPLYPSIDTLDLAIDPFLEKTCDLLLESIESHYTDLNNFQFYQRQLGREQAKITQWQTKRKAENAQRAAAKQSLLPEDEWQRLFKLPQEPSRLEGMLNAKQVEQYSKQVDGFTANVSAKMFAVRENLLPK